Proteins encoded by one window of Rutidosis leptorrhynchoides isolate AG116_Rl617_1_P2 chromosome 7, CSIRO_AGI_Rlap_v1, whole genome shotgun sequence:
- the LOC139859556 gene encoding uncharacterized protein, with product MSSEFSVHSDLYRIADYDDVNQYLIAPEEVFDVVGRVVNINKFTTIKENNGERKIIKFQLQSPSGKYINCSLVGEHAIKLLRVARTSHHNGIPLVALIHNCKLRECAGPMVRNISRPSRLYLNEKIEPIYMFNSLFANNPDLPMLMDVPAISDYYHEDTISFKPEFIYHRAIKIADMKYWPKETEFLIRGRVSRVSDNHGWFMRSCIKCDKEVDEIELLDKEGTIWIRTAMRVTDVSGRCDIILFDKLLSKLAGKSEGWLNAMAESYDVAVDVPSELFDLNNRNTVFLAKKSESYINNNYKTHIVVLDATYDPDVLEVINKKHFEDVASINRLDEVVVYQPPTPYQKKNFVRRCFTKSSSLKRKSIAANNVIAEDTPSQQTSDEDASLKNPNTQPF from the exons ATGTCTTCAGAGTTCTCTGTCCACTCTGACCTTTATCGTATTGCTGATTATGATGATGTCAACCAATATTTGATAGCTCCTGAAGAAGTTTttg ATGTCGTGGGAAGAGTTGTTAACATCAACAAGTTTACAACCATCAAAGAAAATAATGGTGAACGGAAAATAATCAAGTTTCAATTGCAAAGTCCATC GGGCAAATACATCAATTGTTCTCTGGTTGGAGAGCATGCAATTAAACTACTACGAGTTGCAAGAACAAGTCACCATAATGGTATACCATTGGTAGCTTTAATCCATAACTGTAAGCTTAGAGAGTGCGCAG GTCCCATGGTAAGAAATATATCACGTCCAAGCCGTTTATATCTCAATGAAAAAATTGAACCTATATATATGTTCAATTCACT GTTTGCAAATAATCCAGATCTTCCTATGTTGATGGACGTGCCAGCCATTTCTGACTACTATCATGAGGATACCATATCTTTCAAACCAGAATTTATTTATCATCGTGCAATTAAAATTGCAGATATGAAGTATTGGCCTAAG GAGACTGAATTTCTAATTCGTGGTCGAGTGTCGCGTGTTAGTGACAATCATGGTTGGTTTATGCGCTCTTGTATTAAATGTGATAAAGAAGTTGATGAAATTGAATTGCTTGATAAAGAAGGAACTATATG GATACGTACTGCAATGAGAGTAACTGATGTAAGTGGTAGATGTGATATCATATTGTTTGACAAACTATTGTCCAAGTTGGCTGGAAAAAGTGAAGGTTGGCTTAATGCTATGGCAGAATCA TATGATGTAGCTGTTGACGTTCCATCTGAGCTTTTCGATCTTAACAACAGAAATACTGTTTTCCTGGCTAAGAAAAGTGAGAGTTACATCAACAACAATTACAAGACTCACATTGTAGTTCTTGACGCTACATATGACCCTGATGTTTTGGAGGTGATTAACAAAAAACATTTTGAAGATGTTGCTTCAATCAACCGTTTAGATGAAGTCGTTGTTTACCAACCACCCACACCATACCAG AAAAAGAATTTTGTTCGACGGTGTTTTACCAAGTCAAGTTCTCTAAAGCGTAAGAGTATAGCCGCAAATAACGTTATTGCTGAAGATACACCAAGTCAACAAACATCTGATGAAGATGCATCTCTCAAAAATCCAAACACTCAACCATTCTGA